One window of the Pan troglodytes isolate AG18354 chromosome 12, NHGRI_mPanTro3-v2.0_pri, whole genome shotgun sequence genome contains the following:
- the DOK1 gene encoding docking protein 1 isoform X5 yields the protein MRFPGSRTGPQGSSAGGEVGPRQKRFWETSRTSKSPEGSSVHIRAPPRGGPGREAGAVSPGALRPSRAAVPGPPDPGRPACAGHTQAPPPRGGRVLAELGTRWPAAPALESPPGLGVAWRGRRAPRGRGIRLPAQASATRERELRWSPFQRWRKTWAVLYPASPHGVARLEFFDHKGSSSGGGRGSSRRLDCKVIRLAECVSVAPVIVETPPEPGATAFRLDTAQRSHLLAADAPSSAAWVQTLCRNAFPKGSWTLAPTDNPPKLSALEMLENSLYSPTWEGSQFWVTVQRTEAAERCGLHGSYVLRVEAERLTLLTVGAQSQILEPLLSWPYTLLRRYGRDKVMFSFEAGRRCPSGPGTFTFQTAQGNDIFQAVETAIHRQKAQGKAGQGHDVLRADSQEGEVAEGKLPSPPGPQELLDSPPALYAEPLDSLRIAPCPSQDSLYSDPLDSTSAQAGEGVQRKKPLYWDLYEHAQQQLLKAKLTDPKEDPIYDEPEGLAPVPPQGLYDLPREPKDAWWCQARVKEEGYELPYNPATDDYAVPPPRSTKPLLAPKPQGPAFPEPGTATGSGIKSHNSALYSQVQKSGASGSWDCGLSRVGTDKTGVKSEGST from the exons ATGCGTTTCCCTGGAAGCCGGACTGGACCCCAGGGCTCCAGCGCAGGTGGAGAGGTTGGGCCTCGCCAAAAGAGATTCTGGGAAACTTCCAGGACTTCCAAGAGCCCCGAGGGCTCGAGCGTTCACATACGCGCCCCGCCCCGGGGCGGCCCGGGCAGAGAGGCTGGCGCGGTCTCTCCTGGCGCCCTTCGGCCATCGCGCGCCGCCGTCCCCGGGCCCCCGGACCCTGGGCGCCCAGCCTGCGCGGGACACACCCAGGCGCCGCCTCCCAGGGGCGGCCGCGTCCTTGCTGAACTCGGAACTCGCTGGCCGGCAGCGCCAGCGCTGGAATCGCCCCCGGGCCTGGGAGTGGCCTGGCGAGGCCGGCGCGCGCCCCGGGGCCGAGGAATCCGCCTGCCCGCCCAGGCGTCGGCCACGAGAGAGCGGGAGCTTCGCTGGTCCCCATTTCAG AGGTGGAGGAAGACCTGGGCCGTGCTCTACCCGGCCAGTCCCCACGGCGTAGCGCGGCTCGAGTTCTTTGACCATAAGGGGTCGAGCTCTGGGGGTGGCCGAGGGAGCTCGCGCCGCCTGGACTGCAAAGTGATCCGTCTGgctgagtgtgtgagtgtggcCCCCGTCATCGTGGAGACCCCCCCTGAGCCCGGCGCCACTGCCTTCCGCCTGGACACTGCTCAGCGCTCGCACCTGCTGGCGGCCGACGCGCCGTCCAGTGCAGCCTGGGTGCAGACCCTGTGCCGAAACGCCTTTCCG AAAGGCAGCTGGACTCTGGCGCCTACCGATAACCCACCTAAGCTTTCTGCCCTGGAGATGCTGGAGAACTCCTTGTACAGCCCTACCTGGGAAG GATCCCAATTCTGGGTAACGGTGCAGAGGACTGAGGCCGCCGAGCGCTGTGGCCTGCATGGCTCCTACGTGCTGAGGGTGGAGGCTGAAAGGCTGACTCTCCTGACCGTGGGGGCCCAGAGTCAGATACTGGAGCCACTCCTGTCCTGGCCCTACACTCTGTTGCGTCGCTATGGCCGGGACAAG GTCATGTTCTCTTTCGAGGCCGGCCGCCGCTGCCCCTCAGGCCCTGGAACCTTCACCTTCCAGACGGCACAGGGAAATGACATCTTCCAGGCAGTTGAGACTGCCATCCACCGGCAGAAGGCCCAGGGAAAGGCCGGACAGGGGCACGATGTTCTCAGAGCTGACTCCCAAGAAGGGGAGGTGGCAGAGGGGAAGTTGCCTTCCCCACCTGGCCCCCAGGAGCTCCTCGACAGTCCCCCAGCCCTGTATGCTGAGCCCTTAGACTCCCTGCGCATTGCTCCATGCCCTTCCCAGGACTCCCTATACTCAGACCCCTTGGACAGCACGTCTGCTCAGGCAGGAGAGGGAGTACAACGGAAGAAACCTCTCTATTGGGACTTGTATGAGCATGCGCAGCAGCAGTTGCTGAAGGCCAAGCTGACAGACCCCAAAGAGGACCCCATCTATGATGAACCTGAGGGCCTGGCCCCAGTCCCTCCCCAGGGCCTTTATGATCTGCCTCGGGAGCCCAAGGATGCATGGTGGTGCCAAGCTCGGGTGAAGGAGGAGGGCTATGAGCTCCCCTACAACCCTGCCACTGATGACTACGCTGTGCCACCCCCTCGGAGCACAAAGCCCCTCCTTGCTCCCAAGCCCCAGGGCCCAGCCTTCCCTGAACCTGGTACTGCAACTGGCAGTGGCATCAAAAGCCACAACTCAGCCCTGTACAGCCAGGTCCAGAAGAGCGGGGCCTCAGGGAGCTGGGACTGTGGGCTCTCTAGAGTAGGGACTGACAAGACTGGGGTCAAGTCAGAGGGCTCTACCTGA
- the DOK1 gene encoding docking protein 1 isoform X2, giving the protein MPNLIRASNGWRKTWAVLYPASPHGVARLEFFDHKGSSSGGGRGSSRRLDCKVIRLAECVSVAPVIVETPPEPGATAFRLDTAQRSHLLAADAPSSAAWVQTLCRNAFPKGSWTLAPTDNPPKLSALEMLENSLYSPTWEGSQFWVTVQRTEAAERCGLHGSYVLRVEAERLTLLTVGAQSQILEPLLSWPYTLLRRYGRDKVMFSFEAGRRCPSGPGTFTFQTAQGNDIFQAVETAIHRQKAQGKAGQGHDVLRADSQEGEVAEGKLPSPPGPQELLDSPPALYAEPLDSLRIAPCPSQDSLYSDPLDSTSAQAGEGVQRKKPLYWDLYEHAQQQLLKAKLTDPKEDPIYDEPEGLAPVPPQGLYDLPREPKDAWWCQARVKEEGYELPYNPATDDYAVPPPRSTKPLLAPKPQGPAFPEPGTATGSGIKSHNSALYSQVQKSGASGSWDCGLSRVGTDKTGVKSEGST; this is encoded by the exons ATGCCGAACCTTATCCGGGCTAGTAATGG GTGGAGGAAGACCTGGGCCGTGCTCTACCCGGCCAGTCCCCACGGCGTAGCGCGGCTCGAGTTCTTTGACCATAAGGGGTCGAGCTCTGGGGGTGGCCGAGGGAGCTCGCGCCGCCTGGACTGCAAAGTGATCCGTCTGgctgagtgtgtgagtgtggcCCCCGTCATCGTGGAGACCCCCCCTGAGCCCGGCGCCACTGCCTTCCGCCTGGACACTGCTCAGCGCTCGCACCTGCTGGCGGCCGACGCGCCGTCCAGTGCAGCCTGGGTGCAGACCCTGTGCCGAAACGCCTTTCCG AAAGGCAGCTGGACTCTGGCGCCTACCGATAACCCACCTAAGCTTTCTGCCCTGGAGATGCTGGAGAACTCCTTGTACAGCCCTACCTGGGAAG GATCCCAATTCTGGGTAACGGTGCAGAGGACTGAGGCCGCCGAGCGCTGTGGCCTGCATGGCTCCTACGTGCTGAGGGTGGAGGCTGAAAGGCTGACTCTCCTGACCGTGGGGGCCCAGAGTCAGATACTGGAGCCACTCCTGTCCTGGCCCTACACTCTGTTGCGTCGCTATGGCCGGGACAAG GTCATGTTCTCTTTCGAGGCCGGCCGCCGCTGCCCCTCAGGCCCTGGAACCTTCACCTTCCAGACGGCACAGGGAAATGACATCTTCCAGGCAGTTGAGACTGCCATCCACCGGCAGAAGGCCCAGGGAAAGGCCGGACAGGGGCACGATGTTCTCAGAGCTGACTCCCAAGAAGGGGAGGTGGCAGAGGGGAAGTTGCCTTCCCCACCTGGCCCCCAGGAGCTCCTCGACAGTCCCCCAGCCCTGTATGCTGAGCCCTTAGACTCCCTGCGCATTGCTCCATGCCCTTCCCAGGACTCCCTATACTCAGACCCCTTGGACAGCACGTCTGCTCAGGCAGGAGAGGGAGTACAACGGAAGAAACCTCTCTATTGGGACTTGTATGAGCATGCGCAGCAGCAGTTGCTGAAGGCCAAGCTGACAGACCCCAAAGAGGACCCCATCTATGATGAACCTGAGGGCCTGGCCCCAGTCCCTCCCCAGGGCCTTTATGATCTGCCTCGGGAGCCCAAGGATGCATGGTGGTGCCAAGCTCGGGTGAAGGAGGAGGGCTATGAGCTCCCCTACAACCCTGCCACTGATGACTACGCTGTGCCACCCCCTCGGAGCACAAAGCCCCTCCTTGCTCCCAAGCCCCAGGGCCCAGCCTTCCCTGAACCTGGTACTGCAACTGGCAGTGGCATCAAAAGCCACAACTCAGCCCTGTACAGCCAGGTCCAGAAGAGCGGGGCCTCAGGGAGCTGGGACTGTGGGCTCTCTAGAGTAGGGACTGACAAGACTGGGGTCAAGTCAGAGGGCTCTACCTGA
- the DOK1 gene encoding docking protein 1 isoform X1: MDGAVMEGPLFLQSQRFGTKRWRKTWAVLYPASPHGVARLEFFDHKGSSSGGGRGSSRRLDCKVIRLAECVSVAPVIVETPPEPGATAFRLDTAQRSHLLAADAPSSAAWVQTLCRNAFPKGSWTLAPTDNPPKLSALEMLENSLYSPTWEGSQFWVTVQRTEAAERCGLHGSYVLRVEAERLTLLTVGAQSQILEPLLSWPYTLLRRYGRDKVMFSFEAGRRCPSGPGTFTFQTAQGNDIFQAVETAIHRQKAQGKAGQGHDVLRADSQEGEVAEGKLPSPPGPQELLDSPPALYAEPLDSLRIAPCPSQDSLYSDPLDSTSAQAGEGVQRKKPLYWDLYEHAQQQLLKAKLTDPKEDPIYDEPEGLAPVPPQGLYDLPREPKDAWWCQARVKEEGYELPYNPATDDYAVPPPRSTKPLLAPKPQGPAFPEPGTATGSGIKSHNSALYSQVQKSGASGSWDCGLSRVGTDKTGVKSEGST, translated from the exons ATGGACGGAGCAGTGATGGAAGGGCCGCTCTTTTTGCAGAGTCAGCGCTTTGGGACCAAG AGGTGGAGGAAGACCTGGGCCGTGCTCTACCCGGCCAGTCCCCACGGCGTAGCGCGGCTCGAGTTCTTTGACCATAAGGGGTCGAGCTCTGGGGGTGGCCGAGGGAGCTCGCGCCGCCTGGACTGCAAAGTGATCCGTCTGgctgagtgtgtgagtgtggcCCCCGTCATCGTGGAGACCCCCCCTGAGCCCGGCGCCACTGCCTTCCGCCTGGACACTGCTCAGCGCTCGCACCTGCTGGCGGCCGACGCGCCGTCCAGTGCAGCCTGGGTGCAGACCCTGTGCCGAAACGCCTTTCCG AAAGGCAGCTGGACTCTGGCGCCTACCGATAACCCACCTAAGCTTTCTGCCCTGGAGATGCTGGAGAACTCCTTGTACAGCCCTACCTGGGAAG GATCCCAATTCTGGGTAACGGTGCAGAGGACTGAGGCCGCCGAGCGCTGTGGCCTGCATGGCTCCTACGTGCTGAGGGTGGAGGCTGAAAGGCTGACTCTCCTGACCGTGGGGGCCCAGAGTCAGATACTGGAGCCACTCCTGTCCTGGCCCTACACTCTGTTGCGTCGCTATGGCCGGGACAAG GTCATGTTCTCTTTCGAGGCCGGCCGCCGCTGCCCCTCAGGCCCTGGAACCTTCACCTTCCAGACGGCACAGGGAAATGACATCTTCCAGGCAGTTGAGACTGCCATCCACCGGCAGAAGGCCCAGGGAAAGGCCGGACAGGGGCACGATGTTCTCAGAGCTGACTCCCAAGAAGGGGAGGTGGCAGAGGGGAAGTTGCCTTCCCCACCTGGCCCCCAGGAGCTCCTCGACAGTCCCCCAGCCCTGTATGCTGAGCCCTTAGACTCCCTGCGCATTGCTCCATGCCCTTCCCAGGACTCCCTATACTCAGACCCCTTGGACAGCACGTCTGCTCAGGCAGGAGAGGGAGTACAACGGAAGAAACCTCTCTATTGGGACTTGTATGAGCATGCGCAGCAGCAGTTGCTGAAGGCCAAGCTGACAGACCCCAAAGAGGACCCCATCTATGATGAACCTGAGGGCCTGGCCCCAGTCCCTCCCCAGGGCCTTTATGATCTGCCTCGGGAGCCCAAGGATGCATGGTGGTGCCAAGCTCGGGTGAAGGAGGAGGGCTATGAGCTCCCCTACAACCCTGCCACTGATGACTACGCTGTGCCACCCCCTCGGAGCACAAAGCCCCTCCTTGCTCCCAAGCCCCAGGGCCCAGCCTTCCCTGAACCTGGTACTGCAACTGGCAGTGGCATCAAAAGCCACAACTCAGCCCTGTACAGCCAGGTCCAGAAGAGCGGGGCCTCAGGGAGCTGGGACTGTGGGCTCTCTAGAGTAGGGACTGACAAGACTGGGGTCAAGTCAGAGGGCTCTACCTGA
- the DOK1 gene encoding docking protein 1 isoform X4 → MDGAVMEGPLFLQSQRFGTKRWRKTWAVLYPASPHGVARLEFFDHKGSSSGGGRGSSRRLDCKVIRLAECVSVAPVIVETPPEPGATAFRLDTAQRSHLLAADAPSSAAWVQTLCRNAFPKGSWTLAPTDNPPKLSALEMLENSLYSPTWEGHVLFRGRPPLPLRPWNLHLPDGTGK, encoded by the exons ATGGACGGAGCAGTGATGGAAGGGCCGCTCTTTTTGCAGAGTCAGCGCTTTGGGACCAAG AGGTGGAGGAAGACCTGGGCCGTGCTCTACCCGGCCAGTCCCCACGGCGTAGCGCGGCTCGAGTTCTTTGACCATAAGGGGTCGAGCTCTGGGGGTGGCCGAGGGAGCTCGCGCCGCCTGGACTGCAAAGTGATCCGTCTGgctgagtgtgtgagtgtggcCCCCGTCATCGTGGAGACCCCCCCTGAGCCCGGCGCCACTGCCTTCCGCCTGGACACTGCTCAGCGCTCGCACCTGCTGGCGGCCGACGCGCCGTCCAGTGCAGCCTGGGTGCAGACCCTGTGCCGAAACGCCTTTCCG AAAGGCAGCTGGACTCTGGCGCCTACCGATAACCCACCTAAGCTTTCTGCCCTGGAGATGCTGGAGAACTCCTTGTACAGCCCTACCTGGGAAG GTCATGTTCTCTTTCGAGGCCGGCCGCCGCTGCCCCTCAGGCCCTGGAACCTTCACCTTCCAGACGGCACAGGGAAATGA
- the DOK1 gene encoding docking protein 1 isoform X3, which produces MFSFEAGRRCPSGPGTFTFQTAQGNDIFQAVETAIHRQKAQGKAGQGHDVLRADSQEGEVAEGKLPSPPGPQELLDSPPALYAEPLDSLRIAPCPSQDSLYSDPLDSTSAQAGEGVQRKKPLYWDLYEHAQQQLLKAKLTDPKEDPIYDEPEGLAPVPPQGLYDLPREPKDAWWCQARVKEEGYELPYNPATDDYAVPPPRSTKPLLAPKPQGPAFPEPGTATGSGIKSHNSALYSQVQKSGASGSWDCGLSRVGTDKTGVKSEGST; this is translated from the coding sequence ATGTTCTCTTTCGAGGCCGGCCGCCGCTGCCCCTCAGGCCCTGGAACCTTCACCTTCCAGACGGCACAGGGAAATGACATCTTCCAGGCAGTTGAGACTGCCATCCACCGGCAGAAGGCCCAGGGAAAGGCCGGACAGGGGCACGATGTTCTCAGAGCTGACTCCCAAGAAGGGGAGGTGGCAGAGGGGAAGTTGCCTTCCCCACCTGGCCCCCAGGAGCTCCTCGACAGTCCCCCAGCCCTGTATGCTGAGCCCTTAGACTCCCTGCGCATTGCTCCATGCCCTTCCCAGGACTCCCTATACTCAGACCCCTTGGACAGCACGTCTGCTCAGGCAGGAGAGGGAGTACAACGGAAGAAACCTCTCTATTGGGACTTGTATGAGCATGCGCAGCAGCAGTTGCTGAAGGCCAAGCTGACAGACCCCAAAGAGGACCCCATCTATGATGAACCTGAGGGCCTGGCCCCAGTCCCTCCCCAGGGCCTTTATGATCTGCCTCGGGAGCCCAAGGATGCATGGTGGTGCCAAGCTCGGGTGAAGGAGGAGGGCTATGAGCTCCCCTACAACCCTGCCACTGATGACTACGCTGTGCCACCCCCTCGGAGCACAAAGCCCCTCCTTGCTCCCAAGCCCCAGGGCCCAGCCTTCCCTGAACCTGGTACTGCAACTGGCAGTGGCATCAAAAGCCACAACTCAGCCCTGTACAGCCAGGTCCAGAAGAGCGGGGCCTCAGGGAGCTGGGACTGTGGGCTCTCTAGAGTAGGGACTGACAAGACTGGGGTCAAGTCAGAGGGCTCTACCTGA